One window of the Candidatus Stygibacter australis genome contains the following:
- the amrS gene encoding AmmeMemoRadiSam system radical SAM enzyme, with protein sequence MKKAEYYQELGDGRVHCQLCPVNCVILPDRLGRCKSRKNVMGKLFTLNYGNTVSLNPYDPVEKKPLYHFLPGERILSIGPNYCNLHCNYCQNYQISQMKADTQKLTKEGLLQILHEYNLNSIAFTYTEPIIWYEFMKSTSEYLQNNGIKTVMISNGYINHEPLVALLPHITAANIDLKSIRDEFYQRNCLGSVQPVLDTIRYAAKHCHLEITNLLITDENDSDKDINDLIDFIAGVDYRIPLHFSRYYPCYKLNNPATNTERLHYAYKQAQKKLAHVYLGNIPFDNRLICEECQADLGARGYNIPLKIKNGKCPECGHINYGIWK encoded by the coding sequence ATGAAAAAAGCAGAATATTATCAAGAACTAGGTGATGGTAGAGTTCATTGTCAGCTTTGCCCTGTTAATTGTGTAATTTTGCCTGATAGACTGGGCAGGTGCAAATCAAGGAAAAATGTCATGGGTAAGCTGTTTACCCTCAATTATGGGAATACTGTGTCTCTTAATCCTTATGATCCGGTTGAGAAAAAGCCTTTATATCACTTTCTGCCTGGAGAAAGGATATTATCAATAGGGCCTAATTATTGTAATTTACACTGCAATTACTGCCAGAATTATCAAATATCACAGATGAAAGCTGATACCCAGAAGCTGACCAAAGAGGGATTACTACAGATATTGCATGAATATAATCTCAACTCTATTGCTTTTACTTATACAGAACCTATTATCTGGTATGAATTTATGAAGTCAACATCTGAATATCTGCAGAATAATGGGATCAAGACAGTAATGATATCTAATGGATATATAAATCATGAGCCTTTGGTTGCGCTTCTCCCCCACATCACAGCAGCAAATATTGACCTGAAATCAATAAGAGATGAATTTTATCAGCGAAATTGTCTGGGAAGTGTGCAACCAGTACTTGATACGATCAGATATGCTGCGAAACATTGTCATTTGGAAATCACAAATCTTTTAATAACCGATGAAAATGACAGTGATAAAGATATTAATGATCTGATAGATTTTATTGCCGGAGTAGATTATCGCATACCGCTTCATTTTTCCAGATATTATCCGTGTTATAAATTAAACAATCCGGCAACAAATACAGAAAGACTTCATTACGCTTATAAACAGGCACAAAAGAAACTGGCTCATGTATATTTAGGTAATATTCCCTTTGATAATCGGCTGATCTGTGAGGAGTGTCAGGCTGATTTAGGAGCACGTGGTTATAATATCCCTTTGAAAATTAAAAATGGAAAATGTCCGGAGTGTGGACATATTAATTATGGTATCTGGAAATAA
- a CDS encoding YicC/YloC family endoribonuclease, producing MRSMTGYGKSIYSGEDYMIEFEIKSVNSRFLEIRINIPRELSFMEMEINNIIKDRINRGKISGRISLISFKPPELKINAIKLKAYNEVFAKIKQITGNKDDIPLQLFLENEEIVYQSDDLSKDNDLKSKIITVVEDGIKDHQDSALKEGKSMHDYMLKALKEMRESLSKIEVAFPAYKTEVNEQIQSHAKELYGNQLGDEELKRLALEIAIYVEKSDVTEEIVRLHHHFNKFQETIYNDDDMGKNLNFILQEMHRETNTLGSKYNHNAIFEEMINIKEEIEKCREIVQNIV from the coding sequence ATGCGAAGTATGACCGGATATGGTAAATCAATATATTCTGGCGAAGATTATATGATTGAGTTTGAGATCAAGTCTGTTAACAGCAGATTTTTAGAAATAAGGATAAATATACCACGTGAGTTGTCATTCATGGAGATGGAAATAAATAATATCATCAAAGATCGGATCAATAGAGGAAAAATATCCGGGAGAATTAGCCTAATATCATTCAAACCACCAGAGCTTAAGATAAATGCGATCAAATTAAAAGCATATAATGAAGTTTTTGCGAAAATTAAGCAAATTACAGGGAATAAAGACGATATACCCTTACAGCTATTTCTGGAAAATGAAGAAATTGTCTATCAGTCAGATGATCTATCAAAGGATAATGATCTTAAATCCAAGATAATAACAGTAGTAGAAGATGGGATCAAAGATCATCAGGATTCAGCTTTAAAGGAAGGGAAATCAATGCATGATTATATGCTGAAAGCACTTAAAGAGATGAGAGAATCTTTAAGCAAGATAGAAGTTGCCTTTCCCGCCTATAAAACTGAAGTTAATGAGCAGATACAATCACATGCTAAAGAACTATATGGTAATCAATTAGGTGATGAAGAATTAAAGCGATTAGCGCTTGAAATAGCTATATATGTAGAAAAATCTGATGTTACTGAAGAGATAGTACGGTTGCATCATCATTTTAATAAATTTCAGGAAACTATTTATAATGACGACGATATGGGCAAGAATCTTAATTTCATTCTACAGGAAATGCATCGAGAGACTAATACTTTAGGTTCAAAATATAATCATAATGCCATTTTTGAAGAAATGATCAATATTAAAGAAGAAATAGAGAAATGCCGGGAAATTGTCCAAAACATAGTATAA
- the rnr gene encoding ribonuclease R, with amino-acid sequence MYDNKLGERIEKFLKHNEGKDFKSGEIYKALHLKKHKRRDLEDTLRKLKQKRKISGKNKRYYLDASTLSQEYIGIFDARPLAQDRSFAFVIREEGDIYISREDIMNAYDGDEVSVGIKFEGKGKLHGYITGIRQRARERVVGRMEKYQGRKYLIPDNSLLHSDFEIYDAGAAVSGEKIVCQITNWGDPDKRLLPGCKVIEILGKAGEPEVEIMSVICEYNLPLEFPESVMQEVSELDDGITEEVINERTDLRDIYTITIDPASARDYDDAISLERLAEGYRLYVHIADVAHYVNVGSALFEEALQRGNSYYFPRKVLPMLPEKLSNGICSLRPDEEKLTLTVISEYNADGYILDQKVVESVIESNARLAYEEVDDFMEKREHNLDEDTQKLILLMQELSAKLQKTRIERGYLSLDMPETEYIFDEEGHVIDLQRSRETESHQMIENFMLSANEYVAVTLSRSATLYRVHEAPGPDQLDDIKRLAGIYDFSFDLSHTINKAFQIALESLDTEDRHRVFDRVLLRHMKKARYDIINQGHFGLALQNYTHFTSPIRRICDLVVHHQIKALIKNSASDDGYVFTRSKLEDIAVIATEKEKLADTTEREVDTKNKLLFMKKRVGEEYSGVVIAVKAKGIIIEIDKYPVSGIVPLSSIKDDHYEYHAAYDTLLGIHKAQSIRLADRFKVILVKVDDDIIFEIKDK; translated from the coding sequence ATGTATGACAATAAGTTAGGTGAAAGAATAGAGAAATTCCTGAAGCATAATGAAGGGAAAGATTTTAAAAGCGGAGAGATATATAAAGCATTGCATTTAAAGAAGCATAAAAGACGTGATCTGGAAGACACATTAAGGAAATTGAAGCAGAAGCGCAAAATATCAGGTAAAAATAAGCGTTACTATCTTGATGCCTCTACCCTATCGCAGGAATATATAGGAATCTTTGATGCCAGACCGCTGGCTCAAGACAGATCTTTTGCTTTTGTGATTCGCGAAGAAGGAGATATTTATATCTCACGGGAAGATATAATGAATGCCTATGATGGAGATGAAGTATCAGTTGGGATCAAATTTGAAGGTAAAGGCAAATTACATGGCTATATCACGGGAATCCGCCAGCGCGCCAGAGAGAGAGTGGTTGGTAGAATGGAGAAATATCAAGGTCGAAAATATTTGATTCCTGATAATTCACTCTTACATAGTGATTTTGAGATATATGATGCAGGAGCAGCAGTTTCTGGAGAAAAAATAGTTTGCCAAATCACCAATTGGGGGGATCCTGATAAAAGGTTATTACCTGGCTGCAAAGTTATTGAAATATTAGGTAAAGCTGGAGAACCGGAAGTAGAGATAATGTCAGTAATTTGTGAATATAATCTACCTTTGGAATTTCCTGAAAGCGTTATGCAGGAAGTATCAGAGCTGGATGATGGGATTACTGAAGAAGTGATCAATGAACGTACTGATTTAAGGGATATATACACAATCACTATCGATCCGGCATCTGCCAGAGATTATGACGATGCGATATCACTTGAAAGACTTGCTGAAGGTTATAGATTATATGTGCATATTGCAGATGTTGCGCATTACGTAAATGTAGGTTCTGCTTTATTTGAAGAGGCATTACAGCGGGGAAACAGTTATTACTTTCCACGCAAAGTATTGCCTATGTTGCCCGAAAAACTATCCAATGGAATATGTTCATTGCGTCCTGATGAGGAAAAGCTTACTTTAACGGTGATATCTGAATATAATGCAGACGGTTACATTCTTGATCAAAAAGTAGTGGAATCGGTAATAGAATCAAATGCCCGGCTGGCTTATGAAGAAGTAGATGACTTTATGGAGAAGCGAGAGCATAATCTGGATGAGGACACACAAAAACTGATATTACTGATGCAGGAGCTTTCGGCCAAATTGCAGAAAACAAGAATTGAACGAGGTTATCTGAGTCTTGATATGCCTGAAACAGAATATATCTTTGATGAAGAAGGGCACGTTATCGATCTGCAAAGAAGCAGGGAGACAGAATCACATCAGATGATAGAAAATTTCATGCTTTCTGCCAATGAATATGTGGCAGTTACTCTATCGCGATCAGCTACTTTATACAGGGTGCATGAAGCTCCGGGACCGGATCAATTAGATGATATTAAAAGACTTGCAGGTATCTATGACTTTAGTTTTGATCTTTCACATACTATTAATAAAGCCTTTCAGATTGCTCTGGAATCATTGGATACAGAAGACAGGCATCGGGTTTTTGACCGCGTGCTGCTAAGGCACATGAAAAAAGCAAGATATGATATTATTAATCAGGGGCATTTTGGTTTGGCTTTGCAGAATTATACACATTTTACATCACCAATCAGGCGGATTTGTGATCTGGTGGTACATCATCAGATAAAGGCGTTGATCAAGAATTCCGCAAGTGATGATGGGTATGTATTCACTCGCAGTAAACTGGAAGATATTGCCGTGATAGCTACGGAAAAGGAAAAACTGGCTGATACTACAGAAAGGGAAGTTGATACCAAAAACAAACTTCTCTTTATGAAAAAGAGAGTTGGTGAAGAATACTCCGGAGTCGTGATCGCAGTGAAAGCAAAAGGGATAATTATTGAGATTGATAAGTACCCCGTCAGCGGGATAGTTCCACTTTCATCGATCAAGGATGATCATTATGAATATCATGCTGCTTATGATACTCTGCTGGGAATTCACAAAGCCCAATCAATTCGCCTGGCTGACCGTTTTAAAGTAATCCTCGTTAAAGTAGATGATGATATAATATTTGAAATTAAAGATAAGTAA
- a CDS encoding glycosyltransferase N-terminal domain-containing protein, whose protein sequence is MKLKISNMVIFYLYLLLITLLEVILFIPLLIIFILAGMKGRLGLDILTRQKSIWFHAASMGEVNALKPLLIKTAEQFGAERIVLTTMTTTGLLTASKIDLPIAVSYIPFDLPIMMSLFYRKIDPQLIVIMETEFWPQMLFQAKLRNIPVILVNARLTAQSFSKYLGTRHFWQEPWQAIKAINAQSEHDRNRFRELGFTHVRNCGNLKFAIDLPDHGNIDKYLKYGISYQDFVLTVGSSRPGEEQLIMDIYPQLKKEISNLKLIIAPRHLKRIEEVKAIFNGQKVVMLSEFKIHTDFDILIIDNIGLLTEIYSFSDLVIVGGSFTDFGGHNPLEAAYYNKPVIMGVYHSSCRESVNRLLEKQGIFIAEQQDLLKTILELYLDHDLRINTGKNARNVLINNAHSLEENLDTIKSYLE, encoded by the coding sequence TTGAAATTAAAGATAAGTAATATGGTGATTTTTTATTTATATTTATTACTCATAACACTGCTGGAAGTAATTTTATTTATTCCTTTATTGATCATTTTCATTTTAGCTGGTATGAAGGGTAGATTGGGGCTTGATATATTAACCAGACAAAAAAGCATCTGGTTCCATGCTGCATCTATGGGCGAAGTAAATGCCCTGAAGCCTCTTCTGATCAAAACTGCAGAACAATTTGGAGCCGAGAGAATAGTTCTTACTACTATGACTACTACAGGACTATTGACCGCATCAAAAATTGATCTGCCAATAGCAGTATCCTATATACCATTTGATTTACCAATTATGATGTCATTATTTTACAGAAAGATAGACCCTCAGCTCATTGTGATCATGGAAACAGAATTCTGGCCGCAAATGCTTTTTCAAGCTAAGTTAAGGAATATTCCGGTAATATTGGTGAATGCACGTCTTACTGCTCAATCTTTTAGTAAATATCTTGGGACCAGACATTTCTGGCAGGAACCGTGGCAGGCCATAAAGGCAATTAATGCTCAGTCAGAGCATGATAGGAATAGATTTAGAGAATTAGGTTTCACCCATGTGAGAAATTGTGGAAACCTGAAGTTTGCTATTGATCTTCCTGATCATGGCAATATTGATAAATATTTAAAATATGGCATTTCTTATCAAGATTTTGTTTTAACTGTGGGGAGTTCAAGACCTGGTGAGGAGCAGTTAATTATGGATATTTATCCTCAATTGAAAAAAGAAATATCTAATCTGAAACTGATCATCGCTCCCAGACATCTGAAGCGCATTGAGGAAGTGAAAGCAATATTTAACGGTCAAAAAGTTGTAATGCTTTCTGAGTTCAAAATCCATACTGATTTTGATATCCTTATTATTGATAATATTGGCTTATTAACAGAGATTTACAGTTTTTCTGATCTGGTTATTGTTGGGGGCAGTTTTACTGATTTTGGTGGACATAATCCTCTGGAAGCAGCATATTACAATAAACCTGTGATAATGGGTGTATATCATTCTTCCTGCAGGGAATCAGTTAATAGATTGCTGGAAAAGCAAGGCATATTCATAGCTGAGCAGCAAGATCTACTCAAGACAATATTGGAATTATATCTTGATCATGATCTGAGGATAAATACAGGGAAAAATGCCCGTAATGTACTGATAAACAATGCCCATTCACTGGAAGAAAATCTGGATACAATCAAGTCGTATTTAGAGTAA